From the Deinococcus misasensis DSM 22328 genome, one window contains:
- a CDS encoding cation:proton antiporter, whose protein sequence is MHLTLMFLQLAVIVLVARLVGLAMRRWGQPQVVGEILTGIALGPSLFGWLLPTWQHQLFPAATVDLLKGLSSIGLVLFMFLVGLELDVAQIRKMRHKALSISLGGLVLPLVLGVFAGVVLLDTPGFFPNNSNPWVGVLFLGVAMSVTAFPVLARILSEFRMTCSRLGGLALASAAMDDAFAWMLLAGVLVLARGSTSGVLQMTVGLVVLLVFSFGVLKLLLAKWMQHLEGKGKQVYGLPVVLVLLFLYAALTEALGLHFVLGAFVLGVVTPRGWMVKEWEEKMVPLTTHLLLPVFFVVSGLNTQMQLIQGWHSWLAAAGIVVLACAGKLLGCGYAAWRSGETPAQALSVAGLMNARGLMELVVLNVGLQMGLIGPVLFSIMVLMAVVTTLMATPIFRLGLHLSRQEIGKVPARSAQSV, encoded by the coding sequence GTGCACCTGACATTGATGTTTTTACAACTTGCTGTGATTGTGCTGGTCGCCCGTCTGGTGGGCTTGGCCATGCGGAGGTGGGGGCAACCTCAGGTGGTGGGCGAAATCTTGACTGGCATTGCTCTGGGCCCGTCTTTGTTCGGATGGTTGCTGCCCACATGGCAACACCAATTGTTTCCAGCCGCAACCGTGGACCTGTTGAAGGGCCTGAGCAGCATTGGACTGGTGTTGTTCATGTTTCTGGTGGGTCTCGAACTGGACGTTGCCCAGATCCGCAAAATGCGCCACAAAGCCCTTTCCATTTCATTGGGCGGACTGGTGTTGCCTCTGGTTTTGGGGGTGTTTGCAGGTGTTGTTCTGCTGGATACCCCCGGTTTTTTTCCAAACAACAGCAACCCGTGGGTGGGGGTTCTTTTCTTGGGGGTGGCCATGTCTGTGACGGCTTTTCCGGTGCTGGCCCGCATCCTGTCTGAATTTCGCATGACCTGTTCGAGGTTGGGTGGGCTTGCTCTGGCCAGTGCAGCCATGGACGATGCGTTTGCTTGGATGCTTCTGGCGGGGGTTCTGGTTCTGGCCAGAGGTTCCACCAGTGGAGTCCTTCAGATGACTGTGGGACTGGTGGTTTTGCTGGTGTTCAGTTTTGGGGTTCTGAAGCTTTTGCTGGCCAAATGGATGCAGCATCTTGAGGGAAAAGGAAAGCAGGTTTATGGTCTGCCTGTTGTTCTGGTCTTGTTGTTTCTGTATGCAGCGTTGACTGAAGCTCTGGGTTTGCATTTTGTGCTCGGGGCTTTTGTGCTCGGGGTCGTCACACCCAGAGGGTGGATGGTCAAAGAATGGGAAGAAAAAATGGTGCCCCTCACCACCCATTTGTTGCTGCCAGTTTTCTTCGTGGTGTCAGGACTGAACACCCAGATGCAATTGATTCAGGGATGGCACAGTTGGCTGGCAGCAGCAGGAATTGTGGTTCTGGCCTGTGCAGGCAAATTGTTGGGTTGTGGTTACGCCGCATGGCGTTCTGGAGAAACACCTGCTCAGGCCCTCAGTGTGGCGGGTCTGATGAATGCCAGAGGTTTGATGGAGTTGGTGGTTTTGAATGTGGGTTTGCAAATGGGCTTGATCGGTCCTGTGCTGTTCAGCATCATGGTGTTGATGGCTGT
- the gap gene encoding type I glyceraldehyde-3-phosphate dehydrogenase, translating into MKVGINGFGRIGRLVFRILVERGIEVVAINDLTDNKTLATLLKYDSTAGRFNGTVEYDEESLTVNGNKIAALAVRNPAELPWKDLGVDLVIESTGIFTSREKAGLHIEAGAKKVLITAPAKGEDISIVMGVNEQDYDGEKHNIISNASCTTNSLGAPMKLIDEAFGIEKAIMTTVHSYTNDQRVLDLPHSDLRRARAAGVNIIPTSTGAAKAVSQVYPNLKGKFDGTSLRVPTPTGSISDVVVILKKEVTVAEVNAVFKAAAEGSHKGIISYTEDPIVLTDIQGDPHSAIIDGGLTMTMGNLVKFFSWYDNEWGYSNRIADLVQLIQNKA; encoded by the coding sequence ATGAAAGTAGGCATTAACGGTTTCGGACGCATCGGACGCTTGGTCTTCCGTATTCTCGTCGAACGCGGCATTGAAGTTGTTGCCATCAACGACCTCACCGACAACAAAACCCTCGCAACCCTTCTCAAATACGACTCCACCGCTGGCCGTTTCAATGGCACCGTGGAATATGATGAAGAGTCCCTGACCGTCAACGGCAACAAAATTGCTGCTCTGGCCGTCAGAAACCCCGCTGAACTCCCCTGGAAAGACCTCGGCGTGGACCTGGTCATCGAGTCCACCGGCATCTTCACCAGCCGTGAAAAAGCTGGCCTGCACATCGAAGCCGGCGCCAAGAAAGTCCTGATCACCGCTCCTGCCAAAGGCGAAGACATCTCCATCGTCATGGGCGTGAACGAGCAGGACTACGATGGAGAGAAGCACAACATCATCTCCAACGCTTCTTGCACCACCAACTCCCTGGGCGCCCCCATGAAGCTGATCGACGAAGCCTTCGGCATCGAGAAAGCCATCATGACCACCGTGCACAGCTACACCAACGACCAGCGCGTGCTCGACCTGCCCCACTCCGACCTGCGCCGTGCCCGTGCTGCCGGAGTGAACATCATCCCCACCAGCACCGGTGCAGCCAAAGCCGTTTCTCAGGTTTACCCCAACCTGAAAGGCAAATTCGACGGCACCAGCCTTCGCGTTCCCACCCCCACTGGCTCGATCAGTGACGTTGTGGTGATCCTGAAGAAAGAAGTGACCGTTGCCGAAGTGAACGCTGTGTTCAAGGCTGCCGCTGAAGGTTCCCACAAAGGCATCATCAGCTACACCGAAGATCCCATCGTGCTGACCGACATCCAGGGTGACCCACACAGCGCCATCATCGACGGTGGCCTGACCATGACCATGGGCAACCTGGTCAAGTTCTTCAGCTGGTACGACAACGAGTGGGGCTACAGCAACCGCATTGCCGACCTCGTTCAACTGATTCAAAACAAAGCCTGA